One window from the genome of Pedobacter schmidteae encodes:
- a CDS encoding Crp/Fnr family transcriptional regulator yields the protein MTNQHISSDALAIFRAALTEFITFDETEWSEFVNYLGYSTLKKKDHFAVNGKVCDDIGFIVKGSVRYYHVKEGIEITGYFSFENEFVSSYKSFLTQQPSIGYIQALEQTEFIVIFYKNMQLMLNNPILAFKMERFGRLVAEHYICCYEERITSFITQTPEERYLHMLKNEGNILLRVPQHYIANFLGITPVSLSRIRKRTLMTT from the coding sequence ATGACCAATCAACACATTTCTTCGGACGCGTTAGCCATTTTTAGAGCAGCACTGACAGAGTTTATCACTTTTGATGAAACAGAGTGGTCGGAGTTTGTAAACTATCTGGGCTATTCGACGCTTAAAAAGAAAGATCATTTTGCCGTCAATGGAAAAGTTTGCGACGACATTGGCTTTATTGTAAAAGGTTCTGTAAGGTATTACCATGTAAAAGAGGGGATTGAGATTACCGGCTATTTCAGCTTTGAAAATGAATTTGTAAGTTCCTATAAAAGCTTTCTTACACAACAGCCCAGTATAGGCTATATACAAGCATTAGAACAAACAGAGTTTATTGTGATTTTCTATAAAAATATGCAGCTGATGCTGAATAATCCGATACTGGCTTTTAAAATGGAACGTTTTGGCCGACTGGTCGCAGAGCATTACATATGCTGCTATGAAGAACGGATCACTTCGTTCATCACTCAGACACCGGAAGAGCGTTACCTTCATATGCTGAAAAATGAGGGAAACATTTTATTGAGGGTTCCGCAGCATTACATCGCCAATTTTCTGGGTATCACTCCTGTTTCCCTTTCCCGGATCAGGAAAAGAACCTTGATGACCACGTAA
- a CDS encoding AraC family transcriptional regulator codes for MSNSIIREITPLTQSDCFTLFSRVKQEFDFPLHYHEEYELNFIINAAGARRIVGDHIDTIGDLELVLIGPNLSHAWFTHQCKSAEIKELTIQFHKELLDDRLLKRNQLSFIRNMFDRAQNGILFSEQTILHLKDRILGLGKKTGFDSVLELFSILHDLSISRDMKTLSDSAFDNNQFNYNSRRIEKAFEYMNANYSGAISLADVSKVANMPESSFSRFIRARTGKTFIDSLNDIRIGHSSRMLIDTTQTAAEIAYNCGFNNISNFNRIFKKKKGCTPKEFRNSFSGTRIFI; via the coding sequence ATGAGCAATAGTATTATCCGGGAAATTACGCCATTAACCCAAAGCGACTGCTTTACTTTGTTTTCGAGGGTGAAGCAGGAATTTGACTTTCCTTTACATTATCATGAAGAGTATGAACTTAATTTCATCATTAATGCGGCCGGGGCAAGAAGAATTGTAGGTGATCATATTGATACGATTGGAGACCTTGAGCTTGTATTGATTGGTCCGAATTTGTCTCATGCCTGGTTTACGCACCAATGTAAAAGCGCTGAAATCAAAGAACTGACCATACAATTTCATAAGGAGCTACTGGACGATCGTTTGCTGAAGAGGAATCAACTGAGCTTTATCAGAAATATGTTCGACAGGGCGCAAAACGGAATACTTTTCTCTGAGCAAACTATTCTACATTTAAAAGACAGGATACTGGGATTAGGTAAGAAAACAGGCTTTGATTCGGTATTGGAATTGTTTTCTATTCTTCACGACTTGTCTATTTCCAGGGATATGAAAACTTTATCGGACTCTGCCTTCGACAATAACCAGTTTAATTACAACAGTCGCAGAATTGAAAAGGCCTTTGAATACATGAATGCCAACTATTCGGGAGCGATTAGTTTGGCCGATGTTTCTAAGGTGGCCAATATGCCCGAAAGTTCATTCAGCAGATTTATCCGTGCCAGAACAGGAAAAACATTTATCGACAGCTTAAACGATATCAGAATTGGTCATTCGTCGCGTATGCTGATTGACACCACACAAACGGCTGCCGAAATAGCCTATAATTGTGGTTTTAATAACATATCCAATTTTAACCGGATCTTTAAAAAGAAAAAAGGTTGCACACCAAAAGAGTTCAGGAATAGCTTTTCGGGGACAAGAATCTTTATTTAA
- a CDS encoding TonB-dependent receptor, which yields MKRTFYLKLFSSFFLCCFACFAFAQQRQLTGQVTDTQHKPVPGATITIEGTKSTVQSDANGNFSIAVPDGHNTLIVKFVGMQAKTIQLSSAQKTVKIVLEDGSSALDEVVVVGYGTVKRRDLTGSVASIKGSDLLKTVPVSINQALQGQLAGVEVQRNDGAPGAGISIQIRGANSFASSTEPLYVIDGIPFNAAATPTNAATDMNQTINPLSTLNPEDIETIDILKDASSTAIYGSRGANGVVLITTKSGKAGEDKIEFSANTAYNTIARKIKVLDAYDYAMFQNEAYANQNFYEGTNKELPYRGEMVTNPATGTSYLNPAPIDFRNGYNGGGTNWQDEIFRNAVTSNYSLRISGGNAKGTYAFSGNYVDQPGIIVGSGFKRIGSQINLARKIHNWIEIGTNTNISRTTYNLSKTNADNFSSNVLNSALHYPSTLPLFDPALESGTSDLDWFSANPYTYVSRAKDVTQSLGLYSSTYAKVNINQNLNFRQNVGFNINQNNRNTYYGRYLQEGKAPKNGVASKSDDQWQGLTLESILTFNKNFKNKHNLNATGVFAYETGQYSGKSVFVKNFPNDILEDNDISAGLDRPVLTSRKGDNSLLSFLGRAMYNYEGKYFATASLRRDGSSKFAQKNKYGLFPSFDAAWLISEEDFIKNKSIISNLKLRASYGKTGNQSISSYQTLDRLTSTNAVINGTLVSGFSNGNPTDPNLKWETTSASDIGLDLGLFQNRLTLTADVYYKKTENLLQNLLIAPSTGSSTYLTNYGTVTNKGLELTLTAAVFSEKKFNWNVNANISFNRNKISGLNGDQFARRLWSGIDQVFIQRNGMPIGTILGYVEDGFYDNEAEVRADPAFANTGDPVIKSMIGERKYKNMDNDRTSISTTDRAIIGNTNPDYTFGITNNFQYGKFNLSIFIQGVQGKDIVNSNLLSNKMAQTGNITQESWDNRWTPDNFQNAKWPKANSSFDRRLYFSDRMIEDGSYVRLKNINFGYTFSNPIKGLASVNVYGNISNLVTITNYSWYDPDVNSFASDPASRGVDLNAYPTSKTFTIGIKTIF from the coding sequence ATGAAACGAACTTTCTACTTGAAACTATTCAGCAGTTTTTTTCTATGCTGTTTCGCCTGTTTTGCTTTTGCACAGCAAAGGCAGCTTACAGGTCAGGTAACCGATACCCAGCATAAACCTGTTCCAGGAGCGACGATCACCATTGAGGGGACAAAATCGACTGTGCAGAGCGATGCCAATGGTAATTTTAGTATTGCTGTACCCGATGGCCACAACACGCTGATTGTAAAATTTGTGGGGATGCAAGCTAAAACTATTCAACTTAGTTCTGCACAGAAGACGGTAAAGATTGTATTAGAGGACGGATCGAGTGCTTTGGATGAAGTGGTGGTAGTAGGTTACGGCACTGTGAAACGGAGGGATCTTACCGGTTCTGTAGCTTCTATTAAGGGTAGCGACCTGTTAAAAACGGTACCGGTTAGCATTAATCAGGCTTTGCAGGGGCAATTGGCAGGGGTAGAGGTACAGCGCAACGATGGGGCGCCTGGTGCCGGAATCAGTATACAAATCAGAGGGGCAAATTCTTTTGCCAGTAGTACGGAGCCACTATATGTTATTGATGGTATTCCTTTTAATGCGGCAGCGACACCCACAAATGCGGCTACCGATATGAACCAGACCATCAATCCGCTATCTACACTTAACCCTGAAGACATAGAGACCATAGATATTTTAAAAGATGCTTCTTCAACTGCAATCTATGGATCAAGGGGAGCCAACGGAGTGGTATTGATTACTACCAAAAGCGGAAAAGCAGGAGAAGATAAAATTGAGTTCTCGGCCAATACCGCCTACAATACCATTGCCAGAAAAATAAAAGTACTGGATGCATATGATTATGCGATGTTCCAGAATGAGGCTTATGCCAATCAGAACTTTTATGAAGGAACTAATAAAGAGCTGCCTTATCGGGGCGAAATGGTGACTAACCCAGCTACCGGAACCAGCTATTTAAACCCCGCACCTATCGATTTTAGAAATGGATATAATGGTGGCGGAACCAATTGGCAAGATGAAATCTTTAGAAATGCCGTTACCAGTAACTATTCTTTAAGAATTTCAGGAGGAAATGCGAAGGGGACTTATGCCTTTTCGGGAAACTACGTCGATCAGCCGGGTATTATTGTCGGTTCTGGCTTTAAAAGAATTGGTTCGCAGATTAACCTGGCCAGAAAAATACATAACTGGATAGAAATTGGTACCAATACCAATATTTCCAGAACTACCTATAACCTTTCAAAAACCAATGCAGATAATTTCAGTTCAAATGTTTTGAACTCTGCATTGCATTATCCCTCAACTTTACCTTTGTTCGACCCTGCATTGGAGTCTGGCACATCCGACCTGGACTGGTTTTCGGCCAACCCTTATACTTATGTTAGTAGAGCCAAAGATGTAACCCAATCGCTTGGCCTGTATTCATCAACCTATGCAAAGGTCAATATTAACCAGAACCTTAATTTTCGTCAGAATGTAGGTTTTAACATCAACCAAAACAACCGTAATACCTATTATGGCCGTTATCTGCAGGAAGGTAAAGCGCCAAAGAATGGTGTGGCCTCAAAATCTGACGATCAATGGCAGGGCCTGACCTTAGAATCCATATTGACCTTTAACAAAAACTTCAAAAATAAACATAACCTCAATGCTACCGGGGTATTTGCTTACGAAACCGGACAGTATTCGGGTAAATCGGTATTTGTAAAGAATTTTCCGAACGATATCCTGGAAGACAATGACATTTCAGCCGGGCTGGACAGACCTGTTCTAACCAGTCGTAAAGGCGATAACAGTCTGCTTTCTTTTCTTGGTCGTGCTATGTACAACTACGAAGGAAAATACTTTGCCACAGCCTCTTTAAGAAGAGATGGTTCCAGCAAGTTTGCGCAGAAAAACAAATATGGATTGTTTCCATCATTTGATGCAGCCTGGTTAATCTCGGAAGAAGATTTCATCAAAAATAAATCCATCATCAGTAACCTTAAACTAAGGGCGAGTTATGGTAAAACAGGTAACCAATCTATTAGCTCTTATCAGACCCTCGACCGTCTGACCAGCACCAATGCGGTTATAAACGGGACATTGGTTAGCGGTTTTTCCAATGGTAACCCTACCGATCCAAACCTGAAATGGGAAACAACCAGTGCTTCGGACATCGGGCTTGACCTGGGGCTCTTCCAAAACAGGCTAACGCTAACAGCAGATGTATACTATAAAAAAACAGAGAACCTGTTACAGAATTTATTGATAGCGCCTAGTACAGGCTCAAGTACCTATCTAACCAATTATGGTACGGTAACTAACAAAGGACTTGAATTAACCTTAACTGCTGCGGTCTTTAGTGAGAAAAAGTTCAACTGGAATGTGAATGCCAATATATCTTTCAACCGGAATAAGATATCAGGGCTTAATGGCGATCAGTTTGCGCGCCGTTTATGGAGTGGGATAGACCAGGTATTTATTCAGCGTAATGGCATGCCTATAGGTACTATACTGGGGTATGTAGAAGATGGGTTTTACGACAATGAGGCCGAAGTAAGAGCCGATCCTGCTTTTGCAAATACAGGAGATCCGGTTATTAAATCGATGATTGGGGAGCGGAAGTACAAAAATATGGATAACGACCGGACCAGTATCAGCACTACTGACAGGGCCATTATTGGCAATACCAATCCTGATTATACTTTTGGTATTACCAATAACTTTCAATATGGGAAGTTTAACCTGAGCATTTTTATTCAGGGTGTTCAGGGTAAGGATATTGTCAATTCGAACCTGTTGTCTAATAAAATGGCACAAACAGGTAACATCACACAGGAATCCTGGGACAACCGCTGGACACCGGACAACTTCCAGAATGCGAAATGGCCAAAGGCAAATTCTTCGTTTGACAGGAGATTATACTTTTCCGACCGGATGATAGAAGATGGGTCGTATGTTCGCTTAAAGAATATCAATTTCGGCTATACCTTCAGTAATCCCATTAAAGGATTGGCATCAGTAAATGTATACGGCAATATTTCTAATCTTGTTACCATCACAAATTACAGCTGGTACGATCCCGATGTGAATTCGTTTGCCAGCGATCCGGCAAGTAGGGGAGTGGATTTGAATGCGTATCCAACAAGTAAAACTTTTACCATAGGAATTAAAACCATTTTTTAA
- a CDS encoding RagB/SusD family nutrient uptake outer membrane protein, translating to MKKLRVIMLFTLAVASLASCKKALVETPYDFINPSQLGSSEADANLYVNGALNTINSGAMFRYGAFPKVLDLDQDDITGPDWGMGDFGAGNFTAFWGINYMWNGPYTLIKRANFGIYKVNAMSFEEKAKNNALGQLNFLKAWSYFLLVRAYGDVPIYKISLEEGAAPQMPRAAIKEVYEYIIETLKLAEGQLYSVKDAKYQTGRISKGAASTLLAKVYLQMASGALAGAQITVMTGPATRQVGSTRVRIAAPVPTTFTKSVVAGYEGFDAKTYFKLARDKAMEVITSKDYDLFPTYMDTWKLANRNKMEHIWSLQALSGDEELGNTISKEYLGVLKAPMQNIATDVPQTLSGKWYGIRDHWYELFEPNDQRITDGILHRWQDANGYYRFFPGKDADIVKGIDVSPAALAIKARYGYQASDSYAANANHIGMLRKFAGVTDPTIDRQDFSFPFLRYADVLLMFAEAENEFNNGPTTDAYTYLNKVRKRSNASEVSGLSQQDFRSLVIEERRRELASEGNRRWDLIRWGIYLQVMNAVDIDENSVLKRRQEKHLLYPIPLDELSANKLIPGNNKGW from the coding sequence ATGAAAAAATTACGAGTGATAATGCTATTTACACTGGCTGTAGCCAGCTTAGCATCCTGTAAAAAGGCATTGGTCGAAACCCCATATGATTTCATTAATCCCAGCCAACTGGGCAGCAGCGAAGCAGATGCGAACCTGTATGTAAACGGGGCCTTAAATACAATCAACAGTGGAGCGATGTTTCGTTATGGAGCTTTCCCAAAAGTGCTGGATCTTGACCAGGATGACATTACGGGCCCCGATTGGGGAATGGGCGATTTTGGCGCAGGTAACTTTACTGCGTTTTGGGGTATCAACTACATGTGGAATGGTCCTTACACACTTATCAAGCGTGCAAACTTTGGTATTTACAAGGTAAATGCAATGAGTTTTGAGGAGAAAGCTAAAAATAATGCCTTGGGGCAGCTTAATTTTCTGAAGGCATGGAGCTATTTCCTCCTCGTGAGGGCATATGGAGACGTTCCGATTTATAAAATTTCTTTAGAGGAAGGCGCTGCTCCGCAAATGCCACGTGCGGCTATTAAAGAGGTATATGAATACATTATTGAAACCTTGAAACTAGCCGAAGGTCAGCTGTATTCCGTAAAAGATGCCAAATATCAAACTGGACGTATCAGCAAAGGTGCGGCAAGCACTCTTTTAGCCAAAGTATACCTTCAGATGGCTTCCGGGGCATTGGCTGGTGCCCAGATTACCGTTATGACAGGGCCTGCAACCCGGCAGGTTGGTAGTACAAGGGTCAGAATAGCGGCACCCGTGCCCACCACTTTTACAAAAAGTGTAGTAGCCGGATATGAAGGTTTCGATGCAAAAACCTATTTCAAACTGGCAAGAGATAAGGCCATGGAAGTAATCACCAGTAAAGATTACGACTTATTTCCTACTTACATGGATACCTGGAAATTAGCTAACAGAAATAAAATGGAGCACATCTGGTCCTTACAGGCTTTAAGTGGCGACGAAGAACTGGGCAATACCATTTCAAAAGAATACCTGGGCGTATTAAAGGCGCCTATGCAAAACATCGCTACCGATGTTCCCCAGACTTTGAGCGGCAAATGGTATGGCATCAGGGATCATTGGTATGAGTTGTTTGAACCGAATGATCAGCGGATTACCGACGGCATTTTGCACCGCTGGCAGGATGCAAATGGCTATTACCGCTTTTTCCCGGGTAAAGACGCTGACATCGTAAAAGGCATAGATGTTTCTCCAGCCGCATTGGCCATTAAAGCCCGCTACGGTTATCAGGCCAGCGATAGCTATGCTGCCAATGCCAACCACATTGGAATGCTCCGCAAATTTGCGGGTGTAACCGATCCAACCATCGACAGACAAGATTTTTCTTTTCCTTTCTTAAGATATGCCGACGTGTTGCTGATGTTCGCCGAAGCAGAAAATGAATTTAACAATGGACCAACAACAGATGCCTACACGTATTTAAACAAGGTCCGAAAAAGAAGTAATGCATCAGAAGTAAGCGGCTTAAGTCAGCAGGATTTTCGCTCACTGGTTATTGAAGAAAGAAGGAGGGAGCTGGCATCAGAAGGAAACCGCCGCTGGGACCTGATCCGCTGGGGAATTTATCTGCAGGTGATGAATGCGGTAGATATTGACGAAAACAGCGTATTGAAGCGCAGGCAGGAGAAACACTTGCTATATCCCATCCCTTTGGATGAGCTGAGCGCTAATAAATTAATTCCAGGCAATAACAAAGGGTGGTAA
- a CDS encoding glycan-binding surface protein yields MKTKIFNSRLWLILMVTIGLFSCKKDKVDSCSGAPGITKVSTTLNRDEGKDKGNLSDWIIIQGTNLCDVNSVSFNSIDANLKDAFINANEVTIRVPRGVPSDVNNKIILKTSHGTAEYNYTIIIPPLSVERMLNEYTPAGETMVIIGKNFDLYEINPTNGKVIFGTTEVAIDRATSDSVYFKVPANAAANTVIKLKDKRNTISTVPGFYSDNRGIIYDMETPSKYWNSAVLVLQNGPVPTPIANKYAYWKGKYLTFAWNEAFHVAAAPKLGDYNVVGSSNNFTIKFEMNVLDTWKGSNIKIKLQGITYTWVPPSGFPVKTKGWETVRIPLNVFKVSNVPITITPTQAATATELRIYIHGATVEDLNMAIDNFRIVPND; encoded by the coding sequence ATGAAGACAAAAATATTCAACAGCCGGCTATGGCTAATCCTGATGGTAACAATCGGACTGTTTTCCTGTAAAAAAGATAAGGTAGATTCCTGCAGCGGTGCTCCGGGAATTACCAAAGTTTCGACCACTTTAAACCGTGATGAAGGGAAAGATAAGGGCAACCTGTCCGACTGGATCATCATTCAGGGAACCAACCTGTGTGATGTGAACAGCGTATCTTTTAACAGCATTGATGCCAACTTAAAAGACGCTTTTATCAATGCCAATGAGGTGACCATCAGAGTGCCAAGAGGAGTACCTTCAGATGTAAACAATAAAATTATCCTGAAAACCAGCCATGGAACTGCCGAGTATAACTATACCATCATCATTCCGCCATTAAGTGTCGAAAGGATGTTGAACGAATATACCCCGGCTGGCGAAACCATGGTTATCATTGGCAAGAATTTTGACCTGTATGAGATCAATCCAACAAACGGTAAAGTAATTTTCGGCACAACAGAAGTAGCCATTGACAGGGCCACTTCAGACTCTGTGTACTTTAAAGTACCGGCCAATGCGGCAGCCAACACGGTTATCAAACTGAAAGACAAAAGAAATACAATAAGTACCGTACCGGGCTTTTATAGCGACAACAGGGGCATAATTTACGACATGGAAACACCTTCCAAATATTGGAATTCGGCAGTGTTGGTCTTACAAAATGGACCAGTGCCGACACCGATAGCCAACAAATATGCCTATTGGAAAGGCAAATACCTCACTTTTGCCTGGAATGAAGCTTTCCACGTTGCTGCTGCACCAAAACTAGGCGACTATAATGTAGTAGGCTCATCTAATAACTTCACCATCAAATTTGAAATGAATGTATTGGACACCTGGAAGGGTAGTAACATTAAAATTAAACTGCAAGGCATTACGTATACCTGGGTGCCACCATCGGGATTCCCTGTAAAAACGAAAGGATGGGAAACCGTACGTATTCCTTTAAATGTATTTAAGGTAAGCAATGTGCCCATTACCATCACACCCACCCAAGCTGCCACCGCTACTGAACTCCGGATTTATATCCATGGGGCAACGGTCGAGGACTTGAACATGGCCATTGACAATTTTAGAATTGTGCCGAATGATTAA
- a CDS encoding glycoside hydrolase family 26 protein yields the protein MIKTRWCFLFVVFTLLPFMALTQSKKLLDKKATAETRNLYQHLDRLTRKGVMFGHQDDLAYGVNWKYEAGRSDIKDVVNDYPAVFGWDIANLESDDDKNIDGVPFSKMKDYMKWVYDNGGINTISWHMKNPASAGSAWDTTKAIQSILPGGARHKLYKSWLDKGARFLGQLKGSDGKAIPILFRPFHELNGAWFWWGGRHANPAEFVALWQFTIKYLRDEKQLHNLIYIYNTNSFATSKEFMEKYPGDDYADMMSFDSYCFAGSDTTATGLKQAAEKFNSNLKHNLGILQAQAKLHDKISALAETGFEGIPYPKWWTEILYDAVKDYQLSYVLVWRNHGWQKSTQRFHYYAPYKGQLSAADFKDFYEETGTMFKNELAKEKIYQPEK from the coding sequence ATGATTAAAACAAGATGGTGTTTTCTATTTGTGGTTTTTACGTTACTGCCATTTATGGCGTTAACGCAATCAAAAAAATTGCTTGATAAAAAGGCAACGGCAGAAACCCGTAACCTTTATCAGCATCTGGACCGGCTAACACGGAAAGGTGTCATGTTTGGCCATCAGGATGACCTGGCCTATGGTGTGAACTGGAAATATGAAGCCGGCCGTAGTGATATTAAGGATGTTGTGAATGATTATCCTGCTGTATTTGGCTGGGACATCGCCAACCTGGAATCAGACGATGACAAAAATATAGACGGTGTTCCTTTCTCAAAAATGAAGGATTACATGAAGTGGGTATATGATAACGGGGGAATTAACACCATCAGCTGGCATATGAAAAACCCGGCAAGTGCAGGCTCGGCATGGGATACCACCAAGGCTATCCAGTCGATACTTCCAGGAGGTGCCCGACACAAACTTTACAAGAGCTGGCTGGACAAAGGAGCCCGTTTTTTAGGGCAGTTAAAAGGCAGCGACGGCAAAGCCATCCCTATTCTTTTCCGACCTTTTCATGAGCTGAACGGGGCCTGGTTTTGGTGGGGCGGGAGACATGCAAACCCTGCAGAATTTGTAGCCTTATGGCAGTTTACCATAAAATACCTGCGCGATGAAAAACAGTTGCATAACCTTATTTACATATACAATACCAATAGCTTTGCCACATCAAAGGAATTTATGGAGAAGTATCCCGGGGATGATTATGCCGATATGATGAGTTTTGACAGTTATTGTTTTGCGGGATCGGATACTACAGCAACAGGTTTAAAACAGGCGGCCGAGAAGTTCAACAGCAATTTAAAACATAACCTGGGCATTTTGCAGGCGCAGGCAAAGCTGCATGACAAGATTTCGGCATTGGCCGAAACCGGATTTGAGGGTATTCCTTATCCCAAATGGTGGACAGAAATCCTGTATGATGCGGTTAAGGATTATCAATTATCCTATGTACTGGTATGGCGCAACCATGGCTGGCAAAAATCTACCCAACGTTTTCACTATTACGCACCTTATAAAGGGCAGCTTTCTGCTGCAGATTTTAAGGATTTTTATGAGGAAACCGGTACCATGTTTAAGAATGAGCTAGCCAAAGAAAAAATATATCAACCGGAAAAATAG
- a CDS encoding MFS transporter: MNEPIKLKEKIGYGFGDFASSMFWKMFSMYLLFFYTDIFGISAAVVGTMFLITRIWDTALDPIIGVMSDRTETKWGKFRPYLLWVAVPFGLIGILTFSTPDLPQSGKVIYAYVTYTLMMMVYSAINVPYASLMGVITPDIKSRTTLSTFRFIFAFAGSIFVLATAEPLVALFSKSAQGANLQTGWQFTITIYAVIAAVLFYLTFAWTRERVKPPKAQKVSLKADLKNLATNKPWFILLGAGVCTLIFNSLRDGSAIYYFKYYFSSQEAFTLPLFNLNINYSTLYLVLGQAANIVGVVLAKPVSDRIGKKNTFMYAMILAAVLSCVFFLFKEQDLLLIFLFQFLISACAGSVFPLLWSMYADIADYSEWKTGRRATGLIFSSSSMSQKLGWTLGGALTGWMLAIYGFEANSAQTEAATTGIRLMLSFIPAAGAILSAIFILFYKLSDAFMITVCDELAERRLKESADHSSPEH, encoded by the coding sequence ATGAATGAACCGATAAAACTAAAGGAAAAGATAGGTTACGGTTTCGGAGATTTTGCATCCTCCATGTTCTGGAAGATGTTTTCTATGTACCTGCTGTTTTTTTATACCGATATATTTGGAATATCGGCAGCTGTAGTAGGCACCATGTTTCTCATCACCCGGATATGGGATACTGCACTGGATCCTATCATAGGGGTAATGAGCGATCGTACCGAAACAAAATGGGGCAAATTCAGGCCCTACCTCCTTTGGGTGGCTGTCCCGTTTGGGCTTATCGGTATCCTAACCTTCAGTACACCCGATCTTCCCCAAAGTGGAAAAGTCATTTATGCCTACGTTACCTACACCTTGATGATGATGGTATATTCGGCCATAAATGTGCCTTATGCCTCTTTGATGGGGGTAATTACACCTGATATTAAATCACGCACTACCTTATCCACCTTTCGCTTTATTTTTGCCTTCGCTGGCAGCATCTTTGTACTGGCCACGGCCGAACCATTGGTGGCCTTGTTCAGCAAAAGCGCTCAGGGAGCCAATCTGCAAACGGGTTGGCAATTCACCATCACTATTTATGCCGTCATCGCGGCGGTTTTATTTTACCTTACCTTCGCCTGGACCCGAGAAAGGGTGAAGCCGCCCAAAGCACAAAAAGTCTCTTTAAAAGCCGATTTAAAGAATCTGGCAACTAATAAACCCTGGTTCATTTTATTGGGTGCAGGTGTTTGTACTTTAATCTTTAATTCGCTGCGCGATGGGTCTGCCATTTATTATTTCAAATATTATTTCAGTAGTCAGGAAGCCTTTACGCTTCCTTTGTTTAATCTCAATATCAACTACAGTACTTTATATCTGGTTTTGGGGCAGGCTGCCAATATTGTAGGTGTGGTATTGGCCAAGCCTGTTTCAGATCGCATCGGCAAAAAAAATACCTTTATGTATGCCATGATACTTGCCGCGGTTTTAAGCTGTGTATTCTTTTTGTTTAAAGAGCAGGATTTGTTGCTGATTTTTCTGTTTCAGTTCCTCATCAGTGCCTGTGCCGGCAGTGTTTTCCCGTTGTTATGGTCTATGTATGCCGATATTGCCGATTACTCAGAATGGAAAACGGGTCGCCGCGCTACCGGATTGATTTTTTCTTCCTCTTCCATGTCGCAAAAACTAGGCTGGACACTGGGTGGGGCGCTTACCGGATGGATGCTGGCCATTTATGGCTTTGAAGCCAATTCGGCACAAACTGAGGCTGCTACAACTGGCATCCGGCTGATGCTGAGTTTTATCCCCGCGGCGGGAGCCATACTATCGGCCATATTTATTCTATTTTATAAACTTAGCGACGCCTTTATGATTACCGTATGCGATGAACTTGCAGAACGAAGACTAAAAGAAAGCGCTGACCATTCATCACCTGAACATTAA